In Geotalea uraniireducens, the genomic window CCGACCGGATCTTCGACCTCTTGCAGGATGCGATTATCAAGGGCGAGATCCCCGCGGGGGGCAAAATCTCCGAGCCGGAACTGGCCAAGACCTACGGCATAAGCCGGGGTACGCTCCGTGAAGCCCTGAGCCGGCTCGAAGAGCGGCAACTCGTGGTCAGGTCACCGAACCACGGCGCCCGGGTCATTTCGCTGTCGTATGAGGAGCTGATCGAAACCTACCAGATTCGGGAAGTCCTGGGAGGGTTGGGGTGCCGGCTGGCCGTCCAGAACATGACCGATGGCGAGATCGAGGAGCTGAAAAGGCTTCTTGACGAGCATGAGAAGAGCATCAAGGAAGATCAGGGCCTTTCCTATTACCAGAAGGAGGGCGAGTTCGATTTCCATTACCGGA contains:
- a CDS encoding GntR family transcriptional regulator gives rise to the protein MDLPLSDNDQSATPLTDRIFDLLQDAIIKGEIPAGGKISEPELAKTYGISRGTLREALSRLEERQLVVRSPNHGARVISLSYEELIETYQIREVLGGLGCRLAVQNMTDGEIEELKRLLDEHEKSIKEDQGLSYYQKEGEFDFHYRILQGSRNKKLLAILDGGLYQLIRMYRYQFSTDSQRPLQALKEHRRIVDAIEERDEELAELLMRRHIRTARLSVEARQIKAMAGERGKG